tcgccggacggcggtgccctgacggggcttcccactgagggcaccgctggggtcccctgaattgagttcgaggtttccccttcatcttgttcggcaggcaggacggaaggccgtgcgagtctttcttcaaagactccggtagggacgcgcgcatgtgaggaggccaggagggagagctcgtcggccagagtgttgtcgcggcgaggaatgtgccgcaactccaggccatcgaagcgcctctcgagcttcctgaccgcagccacgtacgccgccatttgaggatccgtgcactggtactccttggacacctggttgacgaccagttagGAGTCCCCTTtaaccaggaggcgacgaatcccgagccccaccgcagcccggaggccggcgatgagaccttcatattccgtcatgttgttggatgcgcggaactgcaactgcacgacgtaccggagctcttcacccgttggggaggtgagaaccactccggcccctgcgcctttcagcgagagggagccgttgAAGTGCATGACCTAGTACCCAGGCGCGttgtgcccgggataggcagagatctcttctgggacgatgtaggggacgggcgtccactctgccaagaagtcggagagcgcctggcttttgatcgcctggcgactgacgaagtgtaggtcgaactctgccagctctactgcccatttgacaacgcgcccggtgccttcccgattctggagaatgggtcccagtggatacgtggtaaccactgagaccttgtgcgcctggaagtagtggcgcaggtTCCGGGAAgtgacgagcacggcatagagcagcttctgagcctggggatatcttgtcttggcttcgcagaggacttcactgacgaagtacaccggtcgctgcacccggcgggcccggacggcggctccacccgggggggctgctgcagcccccaggcttggcggtacggtcggggctggccaggcactcgggctcgactccctggttgggaggagcagtgtgctcgggctcgaccccttgcccagggggagccgcgaggacaggtgagtggtcgggggcctctgggagctgggacccagcacccggccctaaacactcgtcgcgctccaccaccagcactatgctcacgacctgaggagtggccgaaacgtatagcagtaggggctcaccttgagagggagccaccagcacgggtggcgaagtgatgtacttctttagatcacggaaggcctgctcggcctccggcgtccagtcaaaacgaccggacttcttcagaagcttgaagagggggagtcctcgctccccgagcttggagatgaagcgcccgagggctgccatgcagccggcgagacactggacctccttgagtcgagccgggggtcgcatctgctcgatggcccggatcttctctgggttgacctcgattcctcggccagaaaccaagaaaccaaggagcttgcccgccagcaccccgaagacacacttctctgggttgagcttgaggcgggtagagcggagactgttgaaagtctcggcaaggtcctcgagcagggtggcgcggtctcgggttttgaccacgagatcgtcgatgtaagcttcgacgttgcggccaacctgcgagtcaagggtaatatgaatagcgcgctggaaggaagatccagcgttgcgcaggccaaaaggcattgacatgtagcaataagtccccaccggagtggtaaaagcagttttttcctcgtcccctacggccatgcgaatctggtgatacccagagtttgcatctaaaaagcataaaagatcgcatcccgcagttgcatctacaatttgatcaatgcgaggtaaggggaagtgatctttagggcaagccttatttaggtcggtgtaatccacgcacatgcggagcttgccattggccttcgggacgatgactgggtttgctagccagtcggggtggaggacttctcggataaatccggcgtcgaggagcttgctgacctgctcgcggataaactcctggcgctcaggcgcctgccgccggaccttctgcttcaccgggcgggcgtctggacgcaccgccaagtgatgctcgatcacctccctagggatcccgggcatgtcggacggttgccacgcaaacacgtctgcgttagcccggaggaaggcaacgagcgtgctttcctatttgctgcccaggtaaccgccgatccggacgacctgggtagcgtcttcgcccaccacgacctccttcgttggaacagaggcgtcggcggcgagtcggggtttggatgaagagggtcccggaccCCCTggagagccatcgacctcggcctgcgctgagaccagagccatgtaagactgctcagcgcaggagacggcgttGCCGGAGTCgacgatcacggagatggggcccgtgGGGCcaggcatcttaaccgtgaggtatgcgtaaTACAcagccatcataaacttggcgagcgccggatgcccgaggatggcgttgtaggggagagggagctccgcgacgtcgaagaggacgcactctgtgcggaagttgtcccggctcccgaacgtcacgagcaactcgacctgcccgaggggcagggagtgcccgggggtcactccgcagaaggggagcgatggctttagacgcctggaggacacctacagcttctcgaaagcctccttggagaggaggttgaggccggcaccaccgtcgatcagcactctgccgaccttaacattgcagatagtgggagacactaccagaggtagtcgccccacggctgcagtactggtggggtgatcagccatgctgaacgtgatcggagcatccgaccacctcaggggccttgcggcctcctcgctcggggttgcagAGCACACCTCGcttcgcatgaccttgatgccacggcgcgagcaaggcgtgtatgcgcctccgtcgatgaaggcgacgacgtgctcgggctcctggaagccgagctcggtgttgttgggggcgacctcagcatcgcctcctccgcgggactcgtcgcgctccctctggcgctgctccacgagtcctttgaccgtacgacattccgtgaggtcgtgccatctggtctggtgtatgggacaccatttacctggctcgggccccgcaggagcgggggccctcgctggagcaggagctcggccgggggccggggttcttgcgggagccggtgccctagctggtgccggtgccctcgtgggcacgggggcccgaggaggagccttagcaggggcccttgcgggacgtcggtcgacgcccggccggtgctcttgccggcggtcgggctcttgcggcgccctatgggcggggccctgggtcggctcgacgggagcggcctcgcgcttccttctcttcttcttttcccgcttgtcggagcgggaagaacttggctggtcggaggcggggcgaggagcatgccacgccctggcctccgcagccttggcgcacttatcggccagtgcgaagagctccgcagtggtctcgatctcgtgcgtacctagcttttcgagcatccgctcgtcggaggatgaactcctgtcgcagggatcccgagagaccccttttttaaagattcgaccggggggatgatcctgaatgagctcgtcggggaaataaatgggaacggaaataaatacagcggctggtggtgggggatgatcgacctagtacAAAAAAGATAGATGCAccagggtttagacaggttcgggccgcacgggggcgtaacgccctactcctgtgtgagcgatatatctttccttgaaaggaattcttcaaggatgtatctggttacaagggtgcgctgtctacagagagcttgaggctcccgtgttctagctctgctcgagcttgtttgcgatgttcttgttctatcgtGTTCGTCGCGCTTCTTCTATGTCTCCTGTTTATGCCGTCTCGTCTGATCTGGCGTGGCCTCTAATCTCGAATCATCAACTGGGGGTTTCTTCTGTCGTCTGGGGTCTGGGGTTTCGCCTGccctttatgtgttctccatcatttccttttataggcgcgccgacctcgacttatcctgaatgggaaagagggggcgcgaatgccaaggtgccacggagaaaggcgtcatcattccgtcttggcgaagtgacaggggcggtggaaaaatgcggcgtgcatccgaccacccgccactgtggatgtcctccggcgccattaagagggcccaccgggcagccatagaggtgcccggtgcgcccaccctgtcttgtccttctgccagggcagggtgccaggcggagcgcttcgattctggcaacgttatcccgaggcacccggatgaaaacgggacgggacccgtgcatttaatggacccacgcccccctgccaaagcatggcagggtctcacactagggcgtgggcaacTGAgaatgtcagaatgtcaggccgcgtgtgcttattaaatgcggcattaggcctttgactggctgacaccccgccgatgggacccttcgggtcgtcggacgatcttgcgcgaaccttcggggaaccgagtcctcgggggctgccacgtgcagccccgagcattctctcctgagcacttggctgagaccttcggggaaccgagtcctcgggggctgccacgtacagccccgagcactctctcccgagcacttcggtaagaccttcggggaaccgagtcctcgggagctgccacgtgcagccccgagcaccctctcccgagcacttcggtaagaccttcggggaaccgagtcctcgggagctgtcacgtgcagccccgagcaccctctcccgagcacttcggtaagaccttcggggaaccgagtcctcgggagctgccacgtgcagccccgagcaccctctcccgagcacttcggtaagaccttcggggaaccgagtcctcgggagctgccacgtgcagccccgagcaccctctcccgagcacttcggtaagaccttcggggaaccgagtcctcgggagctgccacgtgcagccccgagcaccctctcccgagcacttgggtgagaccttcggggaaccgagtcctcgagggctgccacgtgcagccccgagcactctctcccgagcacttgggtgagaccttcggggaaccgagtcctcgggggctgccacgtgcagccccgagcacttggctgtttggatcatcgggggactacagtactcgggggtaagtgagaacccttccgagtacttccttcccggtcttggactctgcgggtcgtcggggaactggggtgctcgggaaccagaggctgcggccccgagcaccttctcccgggacttagtttcttctcatcctgcagggtggacctcgcgtgatggtgacacgtggcggatggccggcccggtctcaggactcagggacccctggttcctaatacaccgacagcggcagtccccgagcactgggttccccaaggatccgtacaagagtactcgggagagagtgctcggggaggtgaacagtacccccgagcactcggttccccgaggacaagaaggagcatactcgggagagagtgctcggggaggtgaatagtacccccgagcactcggtaccccgacgacccagaaaggcccccgaggggcccaccgatgaggtgtcagctagtcaaaggctcgaggccgtatttaaagagcgtgcgtggcctgtcacctccaactgctcccgccgcgctcagcgtcagttcctgccacgttctggcagagagacgtggggttattaattgcacgggtctcgtcccgtgccatccggcccgtcatctccaccaccaccagccgttgtattcatttccatttatttctccgacaaacatacttaggatcatcccccgaccgaataTCTAAAAAGAGGTCTATCGGGATTCCTACGACTGGATTTAATCCTCCaacaaccaccaccacctcatCACTCTTTTTCTCCATATTTTTACCATTTTGTTTGgatccaccaccaaaacacgaGTGCCGGATAATACTTCATCctatcataaatacttatcgtttTGAGCCAAATTcagttaaatttttaaaactctGACCATCAAttgcttctaaaatatttagtttaaaagaaaaaaacatatatatagatttatctaaaaaatattttcataatattatatttttataaaatattataattataatttaatataaaatagtAGTTACATTGAAAATCGTAAAAAGTAAGACCATTTCTAACAGGGGAGGTTTTCAGTGCTACAGGAACCCGAAAAAACACTATTGCGCTGGAATTTTACCTCTAACAACTACGGTATCAAGGTGAACAGTGTTGCTGAGTGAGAATGTGCTACTCTAAATTTGTTGGTACCCTATAGCATCCGCATCACTATTCACACAGTATGCACGTGAGTTCGAGAGAAGAAGTAGAGTAATGTAAGGTGAGAAATAGAgtaactgttggagataaaaaaataaaggatattataataatattatagatgataaattttttttatctattgaAGATGGTCTAACAAAAATCTGTATTTATAACTGAAGCGAGTACCTCAATACTTGAAGGGTGTGAACGCAAAATATCCCGAAAGTGACCGGACATGGCGTACCAAAGAAGTGGATCGAGAGGGCGCCATCCATtccacagagagagagagagagagaggaggagggagaaggcaACGGGAAGGGGCAGTGTTGCTGTGTCGGGGCGCGTGGTGGGATTGACGGCAAAGCGCAGCGAGCAgcctctcccccctcccccctagagagagaaggggatggGAGAAATTACGCTTACGCGTCGCCCAGCACGAGCCCACCCCCCTcgcgctcctcctcccttccctccTCACCCGCGTCATCCCCCCTTCCATCTTCCTCCCCACCTCGTCACGCCGCACGGGCCCGGCCCAAATATCTTCGCACTCGCCTTCGCCCCTCTCGCCacgaaccctaaccctagctccCCACCggctcgccgccgcccgcctCTCAGTCGGCGCTGGTGGGTTGGGCGCGTCGTCGGTCCGCCCCCTCCGAGGTAAAGCCGTCCCCCGTCCCTGGTTGTGTGTCCGGTCGCTCTAGGGTTTGTGCTcgccccggcggcggcggtcgtgGGTTCGCGTGCTGGGGTGGAGTTCGCCTGTGCTGCGGGTCCTTTGCGCTGTTTGATTTCTCCTCGTCTGGGGTTTTCGGAGCTTCGAGGGTTTTGGGTGGAGGGGTTTGATTCTTCGCTGTGCTCTCGCCTCTCGGCCTCTCTTGGTGGTCCGAGGTGCTTCTATTTGAGTTTCTGCAATTTCTCTCGGTTTATGCTCTCTCTTTCATGGTTGTTGGTTTTCGAGTATGCAGTGTTTTGGTTCACTCGTGCAGGATTCGATTATCTACAGCTGTTCTGATTCGATGATGCTTCTGTTTGGCAGTAGCGGCCTGTTTTCATACTACAGTAGTTGACATGCTGCATTCTAATACAAGCAGGTAGCGCAGATAGCTAGCGCAAAGGAAATTTCTTCTGGATATAAGTGTGTGCTGTAATGGAGGGGCGCGGGAACCCTCCACTTAACGCCACTGAAGCAGTAATGAAGAGGCCAAGGAGTGTTGCATCGAGGAAGCCGAGGCCCACCGAGCAGCTCGCGTCCGAGTACAATGGCATCCTGTGTGCGCAGTCGCGGAGCACTTCCCATGATGATGAGCCTGGCATTGAAGTCAGTGGGCATCGGAGGAAGGAGCTATACCTCAATAGCCCTGAGATGAAGGGCTCCACGCCTCACAGGAGTGACGTGTCCAAGAAAGTAAGGAGAGAGGATAGAGCTGGAGGAGATTACGATGGCCATAATCGGAGCAGCAAGTCGAAGGATGGTGCCAAGCGTGGTAGTGATGGTGTTCTTGCACTGGAATGCACAAGAGACTCTGGATCCCCTGATAACCCGCAGTTGGTCCCGAGAGATGCCAATGTGCCAGGTGAACATAAGTTGAGAAAAGTAAAGCTCAAAGTTGGCGGCATTACTCGAACCATACATACGAAAACCATCCAAGAAGTGGCTGACGGTGGCACTCCTGTGACATCAGATGGTTCTTTTCACCGGCATAAGCAAAAGGTTTGTTCTATGCACTTTCTGGACATGTATGTATGAAATCATGATGCACTTTCATATCTTTAATGCTCACCTGATTTTGTCCAGTATTTCATTTACTTCACTATTCTGACTGAAGTGGCATCTTCGTATGTTCTTAGATAGTTAGTTTTAGTAGCAGCTTTCACCCCTCAGTTAGTACTTGGAATATCATTTTGGGAGAAAAATGAGTAAATACATATGGCACCAAAAGTTTCCAGGTTTTGATATATGCGATGAAAGTTTGCTGGTTCTGGCTTGGTTTAATGGCATTAAAGTTTGCCAAACTTCTTCAATATACAAATCCATTCAATTCCTTTTTCCTTCTGTCAACAACTGTGCACAGCCCCGCCCCTTCTATAATCGACACTGCCCCCATTTATACAGCAAGTCCTCATCCCTCTTCCGTATTGCAAAACCTAGATCCTTCCTCTCGCCAGCTGTGGCTTGTTCCATCTCCAGTCCTGTGGCAGTTAAATCCACACACTGGGTTCTTGCTGGCCTCCTTCCTGGGCTCGCTTGCTCGACCACCGCGGTCCCTGGCCTGCTGCGGACACCACCAGGAGACTGCACACAGCCCCGCCCCTTCTATAATCAACACTGTCCCCACTGATACAACAAGTCCTCGTTCCTCTTCCGTATTGTAAAACCTAGATCCTTCCTCTCCCTTGCTGCGGCTTGTTCCATCTCCGGTCCTGTGGCGGTTAAAACCACACGCTGGGTTCTTGCTGGCCTCCCTCCTGGGCTCGCTTGCTAGACCGCCGTGGACCCTGGCCTGCTGCGGACACCAGGAGAGATGCCACGGAGCTCGTCAAGCAGGGGTTCAAGAGGGGGTCGGGGAAGGAACCAGAGCAGGGGCAGATCTAAGAGAAATGTGGGCAGGGACAACCCGGTATTCCCCGTTCATTACTCTTTTTAGCCTCGAAGATTGGTCTCCGCTAACAATCTATGGCGATTGGTATATTGACGATTGGAAACTTTTGGTGGTCAGATCTTGCCGACACAGCTATAACCAGATAACTCATGTTTTTTTCAGATGTTGGTTATCTTCGCCCAGTATATCTTGTATGCTACAGTTCATGagattttgattttgttttggtTCCACTCTCTTGTCCATGGCTTTACAATGTTGTGTTATGGTTCATCTTAAGTATCTTGTTGACTTAAATGGTAATTGTGAGTCGTCATACTTGTCATACTTATTTTCTGTCAGTAATTGAAGATACATTATTTCAGTGGTTTTGTATTTGATCTTTTTTCATTCCACTTGTATTCATTAGTCGCtaccttctttttttctttaggaTTCTGGTGGGCCCACAAACAAAGAAACCAATGGTAATCGTATCGAAGGAAAACATGGAGATAGGCATGATATTTCACCATCTTCTGACCTTGTCCGCAAGAGCAAAAGGGTTCCTAAGAAGAGAACTCTTGATGGCgattctgatgatgaagatgggGAATTACGTTATCTTGAAAAACTAAGAGGGGCTAAAGTTGCACCAGAGTATCCTATAACCACTGGTCATGTAGCCTATGATGATTCTCTTGACGATGGTCTCAAGATAAAGAAGCTATCTAAAGTTTCTAAAAATAAGAGCACCCCATATGAAGTGGATGAGGACTTTAGAGTGTCACGATCTAGCAGGGATGGCAGGAAGAAGTTGAAATTAGGGGATAGCAATGAGTTTATTGAAGAGGAGGAACCTGAGATGGatgaaaataatagttttaagGAAGTTGATTCGCCTTCAGATGTGAAGATTGAAACTCCTGGTCTTACAACAAGACAACGAGCTCTTCAAGGCAGGGGTGGCAATGGTGAATGCCTGATTGAATTTCCTGATGGCTTACCACCCGCTTCATCAAGAAGTAACTTCTTAGCTTATATTTCTGACTTTTGTTGATACTTACAGTTCTGCCTCAGATATGATCCTAAATGCGGTTGTTATTTATGTTACAGAGCATAAAGAGAAGCTCTCAGAAGTGGAGATACAAGCAAAAAAAGCAGAAGCCGCTCAGAGGCGTAAGATGCAAGTTGAGAAGGCAGAGAAGGAACAACAGGTTTTCTTCTGTGCTTTTAGTTCATAGCTTCATATGGTATTTTAGTTGGGCAGCCCTATTTTACTAACTCAAATTGCACAGGCTGAAGCAATGAGGAAAATACTGGGTATTGATtctgagaagaaaaaggaagagaagaaacaaaaagaacGGGAAGAGAAGGTACATATTCCTGAAGT
The nucleotide sequence above comes from Phragmites australis chromosome 4, lpPhrAust1.1, whole genome shotgun sequence. Encoded proteins:
- the LOC133915174 gene encoding uncharacterized protein LOC133915174, translating into MEGRGNPPLNATEAVMKRPRSVASRKPRPTEQLASEYNGILCAQSRSTSHDDEPGIEVSGHRRKELYLNSPEMKGSTPHRSDVSKKVRREDRAGGDYDGHNRSSKSKDGAKRGSDGVLALECTRDSGSPDNPQLVPRDANVPGEHKLRKVKLKVGGITRTIHTKTIQEVADGGTPVTSDGSFHRHKQKDSGGPTNKETNGNRIEGKHGDRHDISPSSDLVRKSKRVPKKRTLDGDSDDEDGELRYLEKLRGAKVAPEYPITTGHVAYDDSLDDGLKIKKLSKVSKNKSTPYEVDEDFRVSRSSRDGRKKLKLGDSNEFIEEEEPEMDENNSFKEVDSPSDVKIETPGLTTRQRALQGRGGNGECLIEFPDGLPPASSRKHKEKLSEVEIQAKKAEAAQRRKMQVEKAEKEQQAEAMRKILGIDSEKKKEEKKQKEREEKEKQARLEEYRKNCIQTVMGPEGTVVTFPESMGLPSIFNSKPISYPPPREKCAGPSCTSPYKYRDSKTKLPLCSLKCYKAVQGSGGKQT